One genomic segment of Nothobranchius furzeri strain GRZ-AD chromosome 10, NfurGRZ-RIMD1, whole genome shotgun sequence includes these proteins:
- the ttc1 gene encoding tetratricopeptide repeat protein 1 yields MSGQREEPAGQVKEVQEDFYDCQEILEPPETTTNLKEEENSSDSENRLPDRMREILGRQEEKVLVEEEQGIDVQEDSDSELKEEVSREVEFDDNYLRELEKELTEEEKQDRRHQSLTLKETGNSQFKAGDWRGAELSYTEALALCPVCFSRERAVLFSNRAAAKLHQGLKEEAISDCSRAIHLDPDYLRALLRRAELYEQTEKLEEALEDYKKVLEGDPGHSGARRACMRLPQEIQERNEKLKEEMIDKLKDLGNMVLRPFGLSTNNFQVNQDTASGSYSINFVQNPNNNR; encoded by the exons ATGAGCGGCCAAAGAGAAGAACCAGCAGGACAGGTAAAGGAGGTCCAAGAAGACTTCTATGACTGCCAGGAAATTCTAGAACCTCCTGAAACCACAACGAACCTGAAGGAGGAAGAGAACTCGTCAGATTCAGAGAACAGACTACCTGACCGAATGAGAGAAATCCTTGGACGACAGGAGGAGAAGGTTCTGGTTGAGGAGGAGCAGGGTATCGATGTGCAAGAAGATTCAGATTCGGAGCTAAAAGAGGAGGTGTCCAGAGAAGTGGAGTTTGACGACAACTACCTGAGAGAGTTGGAGAAGGAGCTGACCGAGGAGGAGAAACAG GATCGAAGGCATCAGAGCTTAACTCTGAAAGAGACGGGAAACAGTCAGTTCAAAGCTGGAG ACTGGAGGGGAGCGGAGCTAAGCTACACAGAGGCGTTGGCTTTATGTCCTGTTTGTTTCAGTCGAGAGAGAGCCGTGTTGTTCTCCAACAGAGCTGCTGCAAAACTGCACCAG GGGCTGAAGGAAGAGGCCATCTCAGACTGCAGCAGAG CAATACATTTGGATCCAGACTACCTCCGGGCATTGTTGAGGAGGGCAGAGCTTTATGAGCAAACTGAGAAGTTAGAGGAAGCCCTGGAGGACTATAAGAAGGTTCTGGAAGGAGATCCGGGTCACAGTGGTGCCAGGAGAGCCTGTATG AGGCTACCTCaggagattcaggagagaaacgaAAAGCTGAAGGAGGAGATGATCG ATAAGCTGAAGGACCTTGGTAACATGGTCCTGCGACCATTTGGACTTTCCACCAACAACTTTCAGGTGAACCAGGATACAGCCAGTGGCTCCTATTCCATCAACTTTGTACAGAACCCAAACAACAACAGATGA